The following proteins are encoded in a genomic region of Burkholderia pyrrocinia:
- the clsB gene encoding cardiolipin synthase ClsB: MNAETRKRFAQLRQMFLQERGSASRLAFTSGNTVRLCEGGGEFFRALIEQIDAAREQVMLETYIFCDDAAGRPVSDALIRAAQRGVRVRVITDGIGTARLPLFDTWVAAGVEHCVYNRFLFGRFGFSRTHRKLAVIDHAAAFCGGINIIDDYAQNGATLPFPRWDFAVEMAGPAVSDVRAAFELQWHRIRFGHKPYAQYAAGLHGGEAFPDMFRRWMRSHRWIKAGALRVVTEPSVAFVARDNVVNRRAIEKAYLAAIGQARQQILLANPYFMPGRKLRRALTGAARRGVDVRILIGRKEFAALDTAVPFLYHALLRAGVRVAEYDKTMLHGKVAVIDDSWATVGSSNLDALSLMLNNEANVVLVRYDAVTNELRDAITAAFADGREIDPARFAARPRIERMLNWLAYTTYRVVMKALTVGGYD; encoded by the coding sequence ATGAATGCGGAGACCCGCAAGCGCTTCGCGCAATTGCGGCAGATGTTCCTGCAGGAACGTGGCTCCGCGTCGCGGCTCGCGTTCACGTCGGGCAACACGGTGCGGTTGTGCGAGGGCGGCGGCGAATTCTTCCGGGCACTGATCGAACAGATCGATGCCGCGCGCGAGCAGGTGATGCTCGAAACCTACATTTTCTGCGACGACGCGGCCGGCCGCCCGGTGTCGGACGCGCTGATCCGCGCGGCGCAGCGCGGCGTGCGCGTGCGCGTGATCACCGACGGCATCGGCACCGCGCGCCTGCCGCTGTTCGACACGTGGGTGGCGGCCGGCGTCGAGCACTGCGTCTACAACCGCTTCCTGTTCGGCCGCTTCGGCTTCTCGCGCACGCACCGCAAGCTCGCGGTGATCGATCACGCGGCCGCGTTCTGCGGCGGCATCAACATCATCGACGACTATGCGCAGAACGGCGCGACGCTGCCGTTTCCGCGCTGGGATTTCGCGGTCGAGATGGCGGGGCCCGCGGTGTCCGACGTGCGCGCCGCGTTCGAACTGCAGTGGCACCGGATCCGGTTCGGCCACAAGCCGTATGCGCAGTACGCGGCCGGGCTGCATGGCGGCGAAGCGTTCCCCGACATGTTCCGGCGCTGGATGCGCAGCCACCGGTGGATCAAGGCCGGCGCGCTGCGGGTCGTGACGGAGCCGAGCGTCGCGTTCGTCGCGCGCGACAACGTCGTGAACCGCCGCGCGATCGAGAAGGCCTATCTCGCGGCGATCGGCCAGGCGCGCCAGCAGATCCTGCTCGCGAATCCGTACTTCATGCCGGGCCGCAAGCTGCGCCGCGCGCTGACGGGCGCCGCGCGGCGCGGCGTCGACGTACGGATCCTGATCGGCCGCAAGGAGTTCGCGGCGCTCGATACGGCCGTGCCGTTCCTCTATCACGCGCTGCTGCGCGCGGGCGTGCGCGTGGCCGAATACGACAAGACGATGCTGCACGGCAAGGTGGCCGTGATCGACGACAGCTGGGCGACGGTCGGCTCGTCGAATCTGGACGCGCTGAGCCTGATGCTGAACAATGAGGCCAACGTCGTGCTCGTGCGCTACGATGCGGTCACGAACGAACTGCGCGACGCGATTACAGCCGCGTTCGCCGACGGCCGGGAGATCGACCCCGCACGGTTTGCCGCGCGCCCGCGCATCGAGCGCATGCTGAACTGGCTCGCCTATACGACGTATCGCGTCGTGATGAAGGCGCTGACGGTCGGCGGTTACGACTGA
- a CDS encoding acetyl-CoA C-acyltransferase encodes MSKQLQDAYIVAASRTPIGKAPRGVFKNTRPDELLVHAIRSAVAQVPGFDTKLIEDAIIGCAIPEAEQGLNVARMGALLAGLPQTVGGVTVNRFCASGITALAMAADRIRVGESDALFAGGCESMSMVPMMGNKPSMSPHIFDRNEDFGIAYGMGLTAERVAEQWKVSREDQDAFSVESHRKALAAQQAGEFNDEIAAYTLTERFPNLATGEVDVKTREIALDEGPRADTSIEGLAKLRTVFANKGSVTAGNSSQTSDGAGALLVVSEKVLKQFNLTPLARFVSFAVRGVPPEIMGIGPKEAIPAALKAAGLKQDDLDWIELNEAFAAQSLAVMRDLGLDPSKVNPLGGAIALGHPLGATGAIRAATVVHGLRRRNLKYGMVTMCVGTGMGAAGIIERL; translated from the coding sequence ATGAGCAAACAATTGCAAGACGCATACATCGTCGCCGCCAGCCGCACGCCGATCGGCAAGGCCCCGCGCGGTGTCTTCAAGAACACGCGCCCGGACGAGCTGCTGGTCCACGCGATCAGGTCGGCGGTCGCGCAGGTGCCCGGCTTCGACACGAAGCTGATCGAGGACGCGATCATCGGCTGCGCGATTCCGGAAGCCGAGCAGGGCCTGAACGTCGCGCGGATGGGTGCGCTGCTCGCGGGCCTGCCGCAGACGGTCGGCGGCGTGACGGTCAACCGCTTCTGCGCGTCGGGCATCACGGCGCTCGCGATGGCGGCCGACCGCATTCGCGTCGGCGAGTCGGACGCGCTGTTCGCGGGCGGCTGCGAATCGATGAGCATGGTGCCGATGATGGGCAACAAGCCGTCGATGTCGCCGCACATCTTCGACCGCAACGAAGACTTCGGCATCGCGTACGGGATGGGCCTGACGGCCGAGCGTGTCGCCGAGCAATGGAAGGTGAGCCGCGAAGACCAGGACGCGTTCTCGGTCGAATCGCACCGCAAGGCGCTCGCCGCGCAGCAGGCCGGCGAATTCAACGACGAGATCGCCGCGTACACGCTCACCGAGCGTTTCCCGAACCTGGCAACGGGCGAAGTCGACGTGAAGACGCGCGAGATCGCGCTCGACGAAGGTCCGCGCGCGGATACGTCGATCGAAGGCCTTGCGAAGCTGCGCACGGTGTTCGCGAACAAGGGCTCGGTCACGGCCGGCAACAGCTCGCAGACGTCGGACGGCGCGGGCGCGCTGCTCGTCGTGTCGGAGAAGGTGCTCAAGCAGTTCAACCTGACGCCGCTCGCGCGCTTCGTGAGCTTCGCGGTGCGCGGCGTGCCGCCGGAAATCATGGGCATCGGCCCGAAGGAAGCGATTCCGGCCGCGCTGAAGGCTGCGGGCCTGAAGCAGGACGATCTCGACTGGATCGAGCTGAACGAAGCATTCGCCGCGCAATCGCTGGCGGTGATGCGCGATCTCGGCCTCGACCCGTCGAAGGTCAACCCGCTGGGCGGCGCGATCGCGCTCGGCCACCCGCTCGGCGCGACCGGCGCGATCCGCGCGGCGACCGTCGTGCACGGCCTGCGCCGCCGCAACCTGAAGTACGGGATGGTCACGATGTGCGTCGGCACCGGCATGGGCGCCGCGGGCATCATCGAACGCCTGTAA
- the nudB gene encoding dihydroneopterin triphosphate diphosphatase yields the protein MTKPPKIPESVLVVIYTPDLDVLVIKRADQPDFWQSVTGSKDTLDEPLAVTAAREVAEETGIAVGTPDVPAAALIDWRHRIEYAIYPQYLHRYAPGVTRNTEHWFGLCVPRRVDVTLSPREHVDHAWLPFREAAARCFSPSNAEAILQLPARVALARAPHGSSA from the coding sequence ATGACGAAGCCGCCGAAAATCCCCGAATCCGTTCTTGTCGTGATCTACACGCCCGACCTCGATGTGCTGGTGATCAAGCGTGCCGACCAGCCCGATTTCTGGCAATCGGTGACCGGATCGAAGGACACGCTCGACGAGCCGCTCGCGGTTACGGCCGCGCGCGAAGTGGCCGAGGAAACCGGCATCGCGGTCGGCACGCCGGACGTGCCTGCCGCCGCGCTAATCGACTGGCGCCACCGGATCGAATACGCCATCTATCCGCAATACCTGCACCGCTATGCACCGGGCGTCACGCGCAACACCGAGCACTGGTTCGGCCTGTGCGTGCCGCGTCGCGTCGACGTGACGCTGTCGCCGCGCGAGCATGTCGACCATGCATGGCTGCCGTTCCGTGAGGCGGCCGCGCGCTGCTTCTCGCCGTCGAACGCCGAGGCGATTCTGCAATTGCCCGCGCGCGTGGCACTCGCGCGGGCGCCGCACGGCTCGTCCGCATGA
- the fdhD gene encoding formate dehydrogenase accessory sulfurtransferase FdhD yields the protein MLVNPTETDELRAEPHAEPRGAIELSVRRTRGGAVETAHDYVGQEWPVALVFNGISHAVMMCTPCDLEAFAVGFAISEGIVARGSDIKDIEVILHADTPLPHAEVHLEVVQQAFAALKDRRRALAGRTGCGVCGIESIDLLDLAPERVPDTGFLARLAPDALARAAHALPAHQALTQLTGGLHAAAWCDATGTIRMAFEDVGRHNALDKLIGSLVLSRADATDGFVFLSSRASYELVRKAARVGIPLVATISAPSSLAIDIAKAAGLRLVSFCRETGHVDYGTA from the coding sequence GTGCTCGTGAATCCGACCGAAACCGACGAACTACGCGCCGAACCGCACGCCGAACCGCGCGGCGCGATCGAACTGTCCGTCCGCCGCACGCGCGGCGGCGCCGTCGAGACCGCGCACGACTACGTGGGCCAGGAATGGCCGGTCGCACTCGTCTTCAACGGCATCTCGCACGCGGTGATGATGTGCACGCCGTGCGACCTCGAAGCGTTCGCGGTCGGCTTCGCGATCTCGGAAGGGATCGTCGCGCGCGGCAGCGACATCAAGGACATCGAGGTGATCCTGCACGCCGACACGCCGCTGCCGCATGCGGAGGTGCACCTGGAGGTCGTCCAGCAGGCATTCGCCGCGCTGAAGGACCGGCGCCGCGCGCTCGCGGGGCGCACGGGCTGCGGCGTATGCGGAATCGAAAGCATCGACCTGCTCGACCTCGCGCCCGAACGCGTGCCCGACACGGGCTTTCTCGCGCGCCTCGCACCCGACGCGCTGGCGCGCGCCGCGCATGCGCTGCCGGCCCACCAGGCGCTCACGCAGCTCACGGGCGGCCTGCATGCGGCCGCATGGTGCGACGCAACAGGCACGATCCGGATGGCGTTCGAGGACGTCGGCCGCCACAACGCGCTCGACAAGCTGATCGGCTCGCTCGTGCTGTCGCGCGCCGATGCGACCGACGGCTTCGTGTTCCTGTCGAGCCGCGCGAGCTACGAGCTCGTGCGCAAGGCCGCACGGGTCGGCATCCCGCTGGTCGCGACGATCTCCGCGCCGTCGTCGCTCGCGATCGACATCGCAAAGGCGGCCGGTTTGCGGCTCGTCAGCTTCTGCCGCGAAACCGGCCACGTCGACTACGGCACGGCCTGA
- a CDS encoding TetR/AcrR family transcriptional regulator produces MRKGEQTRAAILEAALDLASRDGLEGLTIGLLAERMQMSKSGVFAHFGSREDLQVEVVREYHHRFENEVFFPSLREPRGLPRLRAMLARWTEKRIQEVTTGCIYISGAVEYDDRPDSPVREQLIASVTAWRAAMLRAISQAKDEGHLRADTDPDLMLFELYSFTLGLHHDARFLHSPDAVRLTWAALEKTIVSYQSESR; encoded by the coding sequence ATGCGAAAAGGCGAACAGACGCGTGCCGCGATACTTGAAGCTGCTTTGGACCTCGCCAGCCGTGACGGGCTGGAGGGGCTGACGATCGGCCTGCTGGCCGAGCGCATGCAGATGAGCAAGAGCGGCGTGTTCGCGCACTTCGGATCGCGCGAGGATTTGCAGGTCGAGGTCGTGCGCGAGTATCACCATCGTTTCGAAAACGAGGTGTTTTTTCCGAGCCTGCGCGAGCCGCGCGGTCTGCCGCGCCTGCGGGCGATGCTGGCGCGCTGGACGGAGAAGCGCATCCAGGAGGTGACGACCGGGTGCATCTACATCAGCGGTGCCGTCGAGTACGACGACCGGCCGGACAGCCCCGTGCGCGAGCAATTGATCGCGAGCGTGACAGCCTGGCGTGCGGCGATGCTGAGAGCCATTTCGCAGGCGAAGGACGAAGGCCATCTGCGTGCGGATACGGATCCGGACCTGATGCTCTTCGAGTTGTACAGCTTCACGCTCGGCCTGCATCACGACGCGCGCTTCCTGCATTCGCCGGACGCAGTGCGCCTCACGTGGGCCGCGCTGGAAAAGACGATTGTTTCGTATCAGAGCGAGAGCCGTTAG
- a CDS encoding enoyl-CoA hydratase, protein MAEIQVERTEGVMTITIARPAKKNALTAAMYQTMADALADAQEDKAIRVILLRGGDGNFSAGNDLEDFLKTPPKDDSAPVFQFLARISSAQKPVVAAVPGIAIGVGVTMLLHCDLVYAADTATFSLPFAQLGLCPEAASSVLLPRLAGHQVAAEKLLLGEAFDALEAHRIGIVNRVLPASELDAFAAKQAAKLAALPASSLRVTKALLKDAGGVATPARMAEEARHFAAMLRAPEAREAMTAFFEKRKPDFRQFD, encoded by the coding sequence GTGGCCGAAATTCAAGTGGAACGCACCGAAGGCGTGATGACGATCACGATCGCGCGCCCGGCGAAGAAGAATGCGCTGACGGCGGCGATGTACCAGACGATGGCCGATGCACTGGCCGACGCGCAGGAAGACAAGGCGATCCGCGTGATCCTGCTGCGCGGCGGCGACGGCAATTTCAGCGCGGGGAACGATCTCGAGGATTTCCTGAAGACGCCGCCGAAGGACGACAGCGCGCCGGTGTTCCAGTTTCTCGCGCGGATCAGCAGCGCACAGAAACCGGTCGTGGCCGCGGTGCCGGGCATCGCGATCGGCGTCGGCGTGACGATGCTGCTGCACTGCGATCTGGTCTACGCGGCCGACACCGCGACGTTCTCGCTGCCGTTCGCGCAACTCGGGCTGTGTCCGGAAGCCGCATCGAGCGTACTGCTGCCGCGCCTGGCCGGCCATCAGGTCGCCGCGGAGAAGCTGCTGCTCGGCGAGGCGTTCGACGCACTGGAAGCGCACCGGATCGGCATCGTCAATCGCGTGCTGCCGGCTTCCGAGCTCGACGCGTTCGCGGCGAAGCAGGCGGCGAAGCTTGCTGCGCTGCCGGCGTCGTCGCTGCGCGTGACGAAGGCGCTGCTGAAGGATGCGGGTGGCGTGGCCACGCCCGCGCGGATGGCCGAGGAGGCGCGCCACTTCGCCGCGATGCTGCGGGCGCCGGAAGCGCGCGAGGCGATGACGGCGTTCTTCGAGAAGCGCAAGCCGGATTTCCGTCAGTTCGACTGA
- a CDS encoding 3-hydroxyacyl-CoA dehydrogenase/enoyl-CoA hydratase family protein, with product MSNFLIRKVAVLGAGVMGAQIAAHLINARVPVLLFDLPAKEGPKNAIALKAIENLKKLSPAPFGVKDDAKYLEAANYEDDIAKLAECDVVIEAIAERMDWKHDLYKKVAPHIAPNAIFATNTSGLSITKLSEGFSDELKSRFCGVHFFNPPRYMHLVELIPTAHTRPEILDQLETFLTSIVGKGVVRAKDTPNFIANRVGIFSILAVITEAAKFGLRFDEVDDLTGSRLGRAKSATFRTADVVGLDTMAHVIKTMQDNLADDPFFPVYQTPAVLAELVKQGALGQKTGGGFYKKEGKAIKVLDAKTGSYVDAGAKADETVGRILKRPPAERLKLLRETDHPHAQFLWSIFRDVFHYIGVHLESIADNARDVDLAIRWGFGWNEGPFEGWQAAGWKQVAEWVQEDIAAGKALANVPLPSWVLEGAVAEQGGVHTAEGSWAPAAKRFVPRSDLAVYGKQVFRAPLLGEAGADPKSYGKTLFETDAVRAWVDDRAGEDDVVIVSFKSKMNTIGPSVIDGLVQAIELAEKDYKGVVIWQPTSLKLGTPGGPFSAGANLEEAMPAFMMGGAKGIEPFVKKFQEGMLRVKYANVPVVAAVSGIALGGGCELMLHSAKRVVHVESYVGLVEVGVGLVPAGGGLKEAALRAAEAATAANATTDILKFVTKSFENAAMAKVSASAHDARAMGYLKPSDTIIFNVFELLDTAKKEARALAATGYRAPLRAKDVPVAGRSAIATIKASLVNMRDGRFISDHDYLIASRIAEAVCGGDVEAGSLVDEQWLLALERRAFVELLGTQKTQERIMGMLQTGKPVRN from the coding sequence GTGAGCAATTTCCTGATTCGCAAGGTCGCCGTGCTGGGCGCCGGCGTGATGGGCGCGCAGATCGCCGCGCACCTCATCAACGCGCGCGTGCCGGTGCTGCTGTTCGACCTGCCGGCCAAGGAAGGCCCGAAAAACGCGATCGCGCTGAAGGCGATCGAGAACCTGAAGAAGCTGTCGCCCGCGCCGTTCGGCGTGAAGGACGACGCGAAGTACCTCGAGGCAGCCAACTACGAAGACGACATCGCGAAGCTCGCCGAGTGCGACGTGGTGATCGAGGCGATCGCCGAGCGGATGGACTGGAAGCACGACCTGTACAAGAAGGTCGCGCCGCACATCGCGCCGAACGCGATTTTCGCGACCAACACGTCGGGCCTGTCGATCACGAAGCTGTCCGAAGGTTTCTCGGACGAGCTGAAGTCGCGCTTCTGCGGCGTGCACTTCTTCAACCCGCCGCGCTACATGCACCTCGTCGAGCTGATCCCGACCGCGCATACGCGCCCGGAGATCCTCGACCAGCTCGAGACGTTCCTGACGAGCATCGTCGGCAAGGGCGTCGTGCGCGCGAAGGACACGCCGAACTTCATCGCGAACCGCGTCGGCATCTTCTCGATCCTCGCGGTGATCACCGAGGCCGCGAAGTTCGGCCTGCGCTTCGACGAAGTCGACGACCTGACGGGCAGCCGCCTCGGCCGCGCGAAGTCGGCGACGTTCCGCACCGCGGACGTGGTCGGTCTCGACACGATGGCGCACGTGATCAAGACGATGCAGGACAACCTCGCCGACGATCCGTTCTTCCCGGTCTACCAGACGCCCGCCGTGCTCGCCGAACTGGTGAAGCAGGGTGCGCTCGGCCAGAAGACGGGCGGCGGTTTCTACAAGAAGGAAGGCAAGGCGATCAAGGTGCTCGACGCGAAGACGGGCAGCTACGTCGACGCCGGCGCGAAGGCTGACGAAACCGTCGGCCGCATCCTGAAGCGTCCGCCGGCCGAGCGCCTGAAGCTGCTGCGCGAGACGGACCATCCGCACGCACAGTTCCTGTGGTCGATCTTCCGCGACGTGTTCCACTACATCGGCGTGCATCTCGAGTCGATCGCCGACAACGCACGCGACGTCGACCTCGCGATCCGCTGGGGCTTCGGCTGGAACGAAGGTCCGTTCGAAGGCTGGCAGGCTGCGGGCTGGAAGCAGGTTGCCGAGTGGGTGCAGGAAGACATCGCGGCCGGCAAGGCGCTCGCGAACGTGCCGCTGCCGTCGTGGGTGCTCGAGGGCGCGGTCGCCGAGCAGGGCGGCGTGCACACGGCCGAAGGCTCGTGGGCGCCGGCAGCGAAGCGCTTCGTGCCGCGTTCGGACCTGGCGGTCTACGGCAAGCAGGTATTCCGCGCGCCGCTGCTCGGCGAAGCGGGTGCCGATCCGAAGTCGTACGGCAAGACGCTGTTCGAGACCGACGCGGTGCGCGCATGGGTCGACGACCGTGCGGGCGAGGACGACGTCGTGATCGTGTCGTTCAAGTCGAAGATGAACACGATCGGCCCGAGCGTGATCGACGGCCTCGTGCAGGCGATCGAGCTCGCGGAGAAGGATTACAAGGGCGTGGTGATCTGGCAGCCGACGTCGCTGAAGCTCGGCACGCCGGGTGGCCCGTTCTCGGCAGGCGCGAACCTCGAAGAGGCGATGCCCGCGTTCATGATGGGCGGCGCGAAGGGTATCGAGCCGTTCGTGAAGAAGTTCCAGGAAGGCATGCTGCGCGTGAAGTACGCAAACGTGCCGGTCGTCGCGGCCGTGTCGGGCATCGCGCTCGGCGGCGGGTGCGAGCTGATGCTGCACAGCGCGAAGCGCGTCGTGCACGTCGAGAGCTACGTCGGCCTGGTCGAAGTGGGCGTCGGCCTCGTGCCGGCGGGCGGTGGCCTGAAGGAAGCGGCGCTGCGCGCGGCGGAAGCCGCAACGGCCGCGAACGCGACCACCGACATCCTGAAGTTCGTCACGAAGTCGTTCGAGAACGCGGCGATGGCGAAGGTGTCTGCGTCCGCGCACGATGCGCGTGCGATGGGCTACCTGAAGCCGTCCGACACGATCATCTTCAACGTGTTCGAGTTGCTCGACACCGCGAAGAAGGAAGCGCGCGCGCTGGCCGCAACCGGCTACCGTGCGCCGCTGCGGGCGAAGGACGTACCGGTCGCGGGCCGTTCGGCGATCGCGACGATCAAGGCATCGCTCGTCAACATGCGCGACGGCCGCTTCATCAGCGACCACGACTACCTGATCGCGAGCCGCATCGCCGAAGCCGTGTGCGGCGGCGACGTCGAAGCCGGCAGCCTGGTCGACGAGCAGTGGCTGCTCGCGCTGGAGCGCCGCGCGTTCGTCGAGCTGCTCGGCACGCAGAAGACGCAGGAACGGATCATGGGCATGTTGCAGACCGGCAAGCCGGTGCGTAACTGA
- a CDS encoding acyl-CoA thioesterase, whose amino-acid sequence MTDSTLELPQMQPALRVVPQPHDANVHGDVFGGWIMSQVDIAGSIPASQRANGRVATVAVNSFVFKQPVFVGDLLSFYATITRTGNTSITVDVEVYAQRMRLMGEIVRVTEATLTYVATGPDRKPRQLPPL is encoded by the coding sequence ATGACCGATTCGACCCTCGAACTCCCGCAAATGCAGCCCGCGCTGCGCGTCGTCCCGCAACCGCACGACGCGAACGTCCACGGCGACGTGTTTGGCGGCTGGATCATGTCTCAGGTCGACATCGCCGGCTCGATCCCCGCGAGCCAGCGCGCGAACGGCCGTGTCGCGACGGTCGCGGTCAACTCGTTCGTATTCAAGCAGCCGGTGTTCGTCGGCGACCTGTTGAGCTTCTACGCGACCATCACGCGCACCGGCAACACGTCGATCACGGTCGACGTCGAGGTGTACGCGCAGCGCATGCGCCTGATGGGCGAAATCGTGAGGGTCACCGAAGCGACGCTCACGTACGTCGCGACCGGCCCGGATCGCAAGCCGCGGCAACTGCCGCCGCTCTGA
- a CDS encoding nitrate reductase associated protein — MGLSDAPLLFNFEHDSSENFTYIPMIVRFNLDRFGLRISLEQWQLLPLEDRKLLARFPADDDTAIEPNFDHALFEMLRTHADLEPTWFQPDEQPTWCAIDTVPESLVQQSALAGLTAPALAQWQRLAPFQRYVLVKLSRKPKLNHDFLPAMREFGLTATH, encoded by the coding sequence ATGGGACTCAGCGACGCTCCGTTGCTATTCAATTTCGAACACGATTCGTCGGAAAACTTCACGTACATCCCGATGATCGTGCGTTTCAATCTCGACCGCTTCGGCCTGCGGATTTCGCTCGAGCAGTGGCAGCTGCTGCCGCTCGAGGACCGCAAGCTGCTCGCGCGCTTTCCGGCCGACGACGACACCGCGATCGAGCCCAACTTCGATCACGCGCTGTTCGAAATGCTGCGCACGCACGCCGATCTGGAACCGACCTGGTTCCAGCCGGACGAGCAGCCGACCTGGTGCGCCATCGATACGGTGCCGGAGTCGCTCGTGCAGCAGAGCGCGCTGGCCGGGCTGACGGCGCCCGCGCTCGCGCAGTGGCAGCGGCTCGCGCCGTTCCAGCGCTACGTGCTGGTGAAGCTGTCGCGCAAGCCGAAGCTGAATCACGATTTCCTGCCCGCGATGCGGGAGTTCGGGCTGACGGCCACGCACTGA
- a CDS encoding acyl-CoA dehydrogenase C-terminal domain-containing protein, whose translation MGQYAAPLRDMQFVLHELLNVEAEVKQMPRHADLDADTINQVLEEAGKFCSEVLFPLNQVGDREGCTYEGDGVVKTPTGFKEAYRQYVEAGWPALGCDPDYGGQGLPAFVNNALYEMMNSANQAWTMYPGLSHGAYECLHAHGAPELQKQYLPKLVTGEWTGTMCLTEPHCGTDLGILRTKAEPNVDGSYSISGTKIFISSGEHDMAENIVHLVLARLPEAPQGTKGISLFIVPKFIPDASGAPGERNGVKCGSIEHKMGIHGNSTCVINLDNAKGWMVGEPNKGLNAMFVMMNAARLGVGAQGLGLTEVAYQNSLAYAKERLQMRSLTGPKAPDKPADPIIVHPDVRRMLLTQKAYAEGARAFTYWSALQIDKELSHGDEAVRKESADLVALLTPIIKAFLTDNAFECTNHAMQIYGGHGFISEWGMEQYVRDARINMIYEGTNSIQSLDLLGRKVLGDMGAKLKKFGKLVTEFAEAEGVKPEMAEFINPLADIGDKVQKLTMEIGMKAMQNPDEVGAAAVPYLRTVGHLVFSYFWARMARLALDNEASGDPFYKSKLATARFYFARLLPETASTIRAARAGSKTLMEVDESLF comes from the coding sequence ATGGGACAGTACGCCGCGCCGCTGCGCGACATGCAATTCGTGTTGCACGAGCTTCTGAACGTCGAAGCCGAGGTCAAGCAAATGCCGCGGCATGCGGACCTCGACGCCGACACGATCAACCAGGTCCTCGAGGAGGCGGGCAAGTTCTGCTCCGAGGTACTGTTCCCGCTGAACCAGGTCGGCGACCGCGAAGGCTGCACGTATGAAGGCGACGGCGTCGTGAAGACCCCGACCGGCTTCAAGGAGGCCTACCGGCAATACGTCGAGGCCGGCTGGCCGGCGCTCGGCTGCGATCCGGACTACGGCGGCCAGGGCCTGCCCGCGTTCGTGAACAATGCGCTCTACGAGATGATGAACTCGGCGAACCAGGCGTGGACGATGTATCCGGGCCTGTCGCACGGCGCATACGAGTGCCTGCACGCGCACGGCGCGCCGGAACTGCAGAAGCAATACCTGCCGAAGCTCGTGACGGGCGAATGGACGGGCACGATGTGCCTGACCGAGCCGCACTGCGGCACCGACCTCGGCATCCTGCGCACCAAGGCCGAACCGAACGTCGACGGCTCGTATTCGATCAGCGGCACGAAGATCTTCATCTCGAGCGGCGAACACGACATGGCCGAGAACATCGTCCACCTCGTGCTCGCACGCCTGCCGGAAGCGCCGCAAGGCACGAAGGGCATCTCGCTGTTCATCGTGCCGAAGTTCATTCCGGATGCATCGGGCGCGCCGGGCGAGCGCAACGGCGTCAAGTGCGGCTCGATCGAGCACAAGATGGGCATCCACGGCAACTCGACCTGCGTGATCAACCTCGACAACGCGAAGGGCTGGATGGTCGGCGAGCCGAACAAGGGCTTGAACGCGATGTTCGTGATGATGAACGCGGCACGCCTCGGCGTCGGCGCGCAGGGCCTCGGCCTCACGGAAGTCGCTTACCAGAACTCGCTGGCGTACGCGAAGGAGCGCCTGCAGATGCGCTCGCTGACGGGCCCGAAGGCACCGGACAAGCCGGCCGACCCGATCATCGTGCACCCGGACGTGCGCCGCATGCTGCTCACGCAGAAGGCCTACGCGGAAGGCGCACGCGCGTTCACGTACTGGTCCGCGCTGCAGATCGACAAGGAGCTGTCGCACGGCGACGAAGCGGTGCGCAAGGAATCGGCCGACCTCGTCGCGCTGCTCACGCCGATCATCAAGGCGTTCCTGACCGACAACGCGTTCGAGTGCACGAACCACGCGATGCAGATCTACGGCGGCCACGGCTTCATCTCCGAGTGGGGCATGGAGCAGTACGTGCGCGACGCGCGGATCAACATGATCTACGAAGGCACGAACTCGATCCAGTCGCTCGACCTGCTGGGCCGCAAGGTGCTCGGCGACATGGGCGCGAAGCTGAAGAAGTTCGGCAAGCTCGTCACGGAATTCGCGGAAGCCGAAGGCGTGAAGCCGGAAATGGCCGAATTCATCAACCCGCTCGCCGACATCGGCGACAAGGTGCAGAAGCTGACGATGGAAATTGGCATGAAGGCGATGCAGAACCCCGACGAAGTCGGCGCTGCCGCCGTGCCGTACCTGCGCACCGTCGGCCACCTGGTGTTCTCGTACTTCTGGGCGCGGATGGCGCGCCTCGCACTCGACAACGAAGCGTCGGGCGATCCGTTCTACAAGTCGAAGCTCGCGACGGCCCGTTTCTACTTCGCGCGCCTGCTGCCCGAGACGGCGTCCACGATCCGCGCCGCGCGCGCCGGTTCGAAGACGCTGATGGAAGTCGACGAATCGCTGTTCTGA